GCATTATTTTGTAATTTCAAGCACGTTCAGTCAAGTAATTGTTTTATGAAAACTATACCTTGTTTATTTCTATCATACCTTTTTGTGTGCCTGTCCCCTTATATTTCCTTTGCCCAAAACTGCGAAGATTGTCGCTATCTCACCGAAATATTTGATTCAATTCAAATTACCGAAAACATAAAATTTGGACAAGGGGTAAATGCTGTAGGAGATACACAAGAGCTATTCCTGGATATTTATCAACCTGTTGGGGATACGGTTCAAAACAGGCCAGTTTTGCTTTTTGCCTTTGGGGGAGCTTTTTTAACAGGATCAAAAAAAGACAGCTATGTGCAATTGGCCTGCGAGCGTTATGCCAAAGCAGGTTATGTGGCGGCAGCAATGGATTATCGCATTGGTTTTGAGGTGGATTTAAATCTGGGAAATGTAGCCATGCGCGTGTTTTTCAGGGCCATGCAAGATATGCGTGCCTCTGTTGAATATTTTTATTATTCAGCAAAAAATGGAAACCCTTATGCTGTAGATACCAATCTGATTTTTCTGGGCGGAGCTTCTGCCGGAGCGATTTCAGCCCTGTTCATGGAATATTGCGATCACCCCGATAAAATCGCTGAAATAGGCGATACCACAAAACTTGCTCCTTTGGGAGGGTTTAGTGCCAGCAGTAGTATTTTTCCCAGACAAAGTAGAGAGGTGGCCGGGATTTTGAACGTTGCCGGAGCACTTACAAATGCCGACTGGGTAGAGGCGGGAAAAGCACCACATATCAGTGCCCATGGCGATGAAGATGGTACGGTGCCTTATGAAGATGACAACGACTTGAATTCAGGCCTCGGCTTACTGGGCATAACATTGGAAGGCAGTTATTTGATTGACCAACGCGCAAAAGATGTGGGTTTGTGCAGTTATCTCTATACCATTGAGGGAGGGGATCATCCATCAAGTAGTGCTCCTCCTGAATATTATGACGACATATTCAACAGGTGGATGCCGCGTATGCATGCCATAATCAATGAAAGAACATTTTGTTGTAGCAACAGTGCAGAATTGAATATACAAGGAGATACTGAAATCATTGAAGATGGTAATGAAATTGATTTAAATACACAGACCATTGGCCTGCTCAATACAGCATATCAATGGTGCAGTTTGCCCTGTTCTGGTACTGGCTATCAACCCACCATACAGACAGAAGCTTCTATTGGCCAATATTGGATAGCTATTGCACATGACAGTAGCTGCCAGGTTACTGATTTTGTGCGAATAAGTAAAGAAACACCTGAAGACACTAGCAATGTAAAGTCTATTGAGGATAATCTTCAAATTCAGGTGTATCCAAACCCGGTTTCAGACAATTTATTTATAAGATATGAAACTGATTGGAATGATTTTAGGATTTATGATGCTACGGGTAAATTGGTTTTGAAAAACAACAATGAAAGCATAGGTGCCGGCCAATATAATATTCCAGTAAAACACCTGTACGAGGGCAATTATATACTACTGCTTCGTGTCAAGAATAACTTTTATTCCTTACAATTTGTTAAGCAATAAATTTAATTGATTGAATTCACCATTTTTCATAAACCCTTAAATTGCTTATTTTCAAGGGCTAATCTGAACAACTCTTTTATATAATGAAATCCCATTTTACAAGCTTTTTTATTTTTCTGTTCTCAGCAATTGCTGTATTTGCTCAGAATGCTCCTTTGAAAATAGGTGATGAGGTAGATGTAAATATTTCTACCCAGCATCCTTATGTTTCCAAACAAATGAATCCGGTTATTTTTGAAAAAGAATTCAGGTCTACTGATGCTTCCTACGTAAAAATACATTTCAGCAATTTTCAATTGGCAGAAGGCGATTATGTAACAGTAAGTAACCCTGAAACCGGTCAGGAGTTTGTCTATGCTGGTAATGGACTGAGCCCCGATGGTGGACAGTCTTTTTTGAGTGATTTCTGGTCTTATTCTATTTTTTCAGATTATGCCATTGTCAGGCTTTATGCTTTTGGCAATAAACCCGCTTATGGTTTTGATATCAATAGAGTGGCCTATGGTTTTCCTGAGTATCAGATTCAGGAAAGCATCAATGCAGCAATTTGCGGCAATAATGATCAGGAAGAAGTTGAATGTTACAATGGTACTATTATGTATGACAAGTCAGCCGCTGTATGCAGGCTGGTTATTGGTGGTTCAGGACTTTGTACAGGCTGGCTGATTGGTACTGAGGGACATGTAATGACCAACAACCATTGTGTGGGTTCTCAAAATGAAGCCAACAGTGTAGAATTTCAGTTCAATTATCAAAGAAGCAATTGTACAGGGCCTGCCAATGCAGTTACCGACCAGGTGGCTCAAACATCAAACCTTATTTGTACTGATGGCTCCCTTGATTATACCTTACTGCAATTACCCGTAAACCCTACAAACACATATGGTTTTCTAAGTTTGAGATCGTCAGGGCCGGCTGTCAATGAAAGAATATATATTCCACAACATCCCGGAGGCCAACTAAAAAAGATTTCAGTAAATGACGATCAGTCAACATCTGGTTTTGCACAGGTGATCAACA
This DNA window, taken from Chitinophagales bacterium, encodes the following:
- a CDS encoding T9SS type A sorting domain-containing protein; the protein is MKTIPCLFLSYLFVCLSPYISFAQNCEDCRYLTEIFDSIQITENIKFGQGVNAVGDTQELFLDIYQPVGDTVQNRPVLLFAFGGAFLTGSKKDSYVQLACERYAKAGYVAAAMDYRIGFEVDLNLGNVAMRVFFRAMQDMRASVEYFYYSAKNGNPYAVDTNLIFLGGASAGAISALFMEYCDHPDKIAEIGDTTKLAPLGGFSASSSIFPRQSREVAGILNVAGALTNADWVEAGKAPHISAHGDEDGTVPYEDDNDLNSGLGLLGITLEGSYLIDQRAKDVGLCSYLYTIEGGDHPSSSAPPEYYDDIFNRWMPRMHAIINERTFCCSNSAELNIQGDTEIIEDGNEIDLNTQTIGLLNTAYQWCSLPCSGTGYQPTIQTEASIGQYWIAIAHDSSCQVTDFVRISKETPEDTSNVKSIEDNLQIQVYPNPVSDNLFIRYETDWNDFRIYDATGKLVLKNNNESIGAGQYNIPVKHLYEGNYILLLRVKNNFYSLQFVKQ